The Drosophila gunungcola strain Sukarami chromosome 3L unlocalized genomic scaffold, Dgunungcola_SK_2 000003F, whole genome shotgun sequence genome contains a region encoding:
- the LOC128258388 gene encoding LOW QUALITY PROTEIN: uncharacterized protein LOC128258388 (The sequence of the model RefSeq protein was modified relative to this genomic sequence to represent the inferred CDS: deleted 1 base in 1 codon; substituted 1 base at 1 genomic stop codon) yields the protein QLLWLAASCLFGWVGIHSKPGPTRTTRNCEEVTKRRHLEQQQKPKTICTQQRQQMLLRCCLVLLTAAIXWRCRCRCFCTDILAGILEYSSPNRAE from the exons CAACTGCTCTGGCTGGCTGCCAGCTGCTTGTTTGGATGGGTGGGAATCCACAGTAAGCCAGGACCGACCAGGACC ACCAGGAACTGCGAGGAAGTGACGAAACGAAGGCATctggagcagcagcaaaaacccAAAACTATTTGCACTCAACAGCGGCAACAAATGTTGCTGCGGTGTTGCCTTGTGCTACTTACGGCTGCCATTTGATGgcgatgtcgatgtcgatgttTTTGCACCGACATCCTCGCCGGAATCCTGGAGTACTCCTCACCGAACCGAGCCGAGTAA
- the LOC128258325 gene encoding uncharacterized protein LOC128258325 yields MIVQTVIFCLLLTFRACLLHERQYKPLRCAETNINQTRSSLLATCLEAKECYIIRPVGDCDNNEVCCVKKYDFQIEENELIDPIE; encoded by the exons ATGATCGTCCAGactgttattttttgtttacttttgacaTTTAGGGCTTGCTTGTTACATGAACGTCAATACAAGCCTCTGC gtTGTGCGGAAACCAATATAAACCAAACCCGATCTTCGCTTCTAGCCACTTGCCTAGAGGCCAAAGAATGCTATATCATAAGGCCTGTAGGAGATTGTGACAATAATGAAGTGTGTTGTGTGAAGAAATATGATTTTCAAATTGAAGAAAATGAATTGATTGATCCAATAGAATag
- the LOC128258391 gene encoding probable G-protein coupled receptor Mth-like 6 codes for MGCNYADTVDISHVPLTNGSYNYHGLQIPVHLTGIYDFEHLVGGNERRVKRHLRACVCKLRPCMRVCCPRNQISENGECSDKVKKELAEVQPTIEKRIFITNIAVQSDLFGFCDEFFDLSDDELIMFEVTLRYFFAVGSILWLFVVSHRTRKGLTSMSLNDPRYRFRAYSVYVWGSTTFLTAVVILTDRIWGNDLSTLKWTPSVGFAQCWLYRNSSGMLIFFIGPILVLCNINGVILILTIINMWKTERKVKKSIRVKLSSASQT; via the exons ATGG GGTGCAATTACGCAGATACTGTGGACATATCACACGTTCCACTGACAAATGGATCCTATAATTACCATGGCCTCCAAATACCCGTCCACTTGACGGGAATCTATGACTTTGAGCATCTGGTGGGCGGAAACGAGAGGCGTGTGAAAAGACATCTAAGGGCCTGTGTCTGTAAACTGAGACCCTGTATGCGAGTCTGCTGCCCACGAAATCAGATATCGGAAAACGGCGAGTGCAGTGATAAAGTGAAGAAGGAGCTAGCTGAGGTCCAACCAACGATCGAGAAGCGAATTTTTATCACCAATATTGCCGTGCAAAGTGATCTGTTTGGATTTTGCGACGAGTTTTTTGACCTGTCAGATGATGAGCTCATAATGTTCGAG GTTACACTAAGATATTTCTTTGCAGTGGGTTCAATTCTCTGGCTTTTTGTTGTCAGTCATCGCACGAGAAAGGGATTGACGTCGATGAGTCTAAATGATCCTCGTTATCGGTTCCGGGCCTACTCCGTATATGTTTGGGGCTCAACGACTTTCCTGACCGCTGTCGTTATTCTAACCGATCGGATATGGGGCAATGATTTGTCTACACTTAAATGGACCCCGTCTGTTGGTTTCGCTCAGTGCTGGCTGTATC gtAATAGCTCGGGTATGTTAATCTTTTTTATTGGACCAATCCTGGTCCTGTGCAACATCAATGGGGTTATTCTTATCCTCACGATCATTAACATGTGGAAAACGGaaagaaaagtgaaaaaatcAATTAGGGTTAAGCTGAGCTCGGCGAGCCAGACGTAA